Proteins encoded together in one Camelina sativa cultivar DH55 chromosome 9, Cs, whole genome shotgun sequence window:
- the LOC104711171 gene encoding F-box protein At3g47030-like yields the protein MEKRQKQVVPSPSKSPAREYKKEIPADILIDIVSRLPLKDVARCRCVSKLWSCMLRRRDFTQLYLKVSSVRPRILFTFLYKGKRILYSLPQDLDPDQDYPIVYPHYQMQFPKGLGSSDEVCPSILGFICTKSRKPMICNPSTGQYISLPVTTTKRKQMSRPYFGYDPIGKVFKVLSVSDDYVCRVSTLGTGVVTWKRVECSIPHQPLHTEVCIHGVLYYLAKRMGRGTPPGYMVVCFDVESERFKFLDVELPILGSALINYKGNLGILLPDSGIIYEGTESFELRVLEDTDYEVKWSNNVYILPFYWKYAVSHSFLYIAGMTSAGEIVLSTSFLVEPFEVIYYNIVENTVVRMEISFGFVDKKAPPRSRVLTLVNHVENVELMD from the coding sequence ATGGAAAAAAGGCAGAAGCAAGTAGTTCCCAGCCCAAGCAAGTCCCCAGCAAGAGAATACAAGAAGGAGATCCCAGCTGATATCTTGATCGACATAGTCTCAAGGTTGCCATTGAAAGACGTCGCAAGGTGTCGTTGTGTGTCGAAGCTCTGGTCTTGCATGCTTCGTCGTCGAGACTTCACCCAACTGTACCTGAAAGTGTCATCGGTTCGTCCGCGTATCTTATTCACCTTCCTATACAAGGGTAAGCGGATCTTGTACTCCTTGCCTCAGGATCTAGATCCAGACCAAGACTACCCCATTGTATATCCCCATTACCAGATGCAATTCCCTAAAGGTTTGGGTTCTTCAGATGAGGTGTGTCCATCTATACTTGGTTTCATCTGTACCAAATCTAGGAAGCCGATGATCTGTAACCCTAGCACAGGACAGTACATATCTTTACCCGTAACGACAACCAAGAGGAAACAGATGAGTAGACCCTATTTCGGGTATGATCCTATCGGCAAAGTCTTCAAGGTATTGAGTGTGTCTGATGATTATGTGTGTCGAGTTTCAACATTAGGAACAGGAGTAGTGACCTGGAAAAGGGTCGAATGTTCGATACCCCATCAACCGTTACATACTGAGGTATGCATTCATGGGGTGTTATATTATTTAGCTAAGCGCATGGGCCGTGGAACTCCACCAGGTTATATGGTCGTATGCTTTGATGTTGAATCGGAGAGGTTCAAGTTTCTAGATGTTGAGTTACCAATTTTGGGTTCAGCTCTCATAAACTACAAAGGTAACTTGGGCATATTGTTGCCAGATTCGGGTATTATATATGAAGGCACAGAAAGTTTTGAGCTGCGGGTTCTAGAGGATACTGATTATGAGGTCAAATGGTCGAACAATGTCTACATATTGCCATTTTATTGGAAGTATGCAGTTTCACATTCCTTCCTATACATTGCCGGGATGACTAGTGCAGGTGAAATTGTGTTGTCGACAAGCTTTCTAGTGGAGCCTTTCGAGGTGATCTACTACAATATTGTGGAGAATACCGTGGTAAGAATGGAAATCAGTTTCGGATTTGTAGATAAGAAGGCTCCCCCCCGCTCAAGGGTTTTGACTTTGGTAAACCATGTAGAGAATGTGGAGCTTATGGATTAG